A region of the Pseudorca crassidens isolate mPseCra1 chromosome 9, mPseCra1.hap1, whole genome shotgun sequence genome:
AATATTAAGAACCAAAATCCAacagagtaaattttaaagatcttattggctttatcCAGCGGTTCATGAATCGGGCAGCATCCCGCCCAGcagacagaaaggagctgcaaAGAAGTTGTGTAAAATGCAAGACTTTCATGGGCAGAAGGGGGCGGACACAAAGAAGTTGTAGGCAAAAAAGTGGGTTGGTTATTGCAAGGCCACTTTCCTTTAGGCAGTAgcaggggtctatcaggcagatgaACCTGCCAGTGCTGGTCAGGCaattcctgattgactggtttaagatacAGTTTCCAGGAGAGCTGAAACTGTAATCAAGTTATCTCGGTTTGGTGacatggggcttagcataagtgactccacCTTGGGCCTCCTgtcttgttttttgcttttttttttttttaactctttttaaattttttaatttatttatgttggcTGCActgccttagttgtggcatgtgggatgttcagttgtggcatgtgggatctttagttgcggcatgtggactcttagttgtggcatgcattcGGAATCTATTTCCCgaacctgggattgaacccagtccctgcactgggagtgtagagtcttacccactggacctccagggaagtccctgctgtcTTGTTTTTAACCCAAGCAGTGTAGCATCTgtggactcagttttctcatcctcaAATGGGGATTATAGTGCATACTTTAGCCCAGGCTTGGCTGGACAGGGGGCACCTGGCAGAAGGTAGCAGTGCCAGCAAacggttttgtttttctgggtttttttgttttgttttgttttgtttgcggtacatgggcctctcactgctgtggcctctcccgttgtggagcacaggctccagacgcgcacgcgcagcggccatggctcacgggcccagccgctccgcggcacgtgggatcttcccggaccggggcacgaacccgtgtcccctgcgtcggcaggcggattctcaaccactgcgccaccagggaagccccagcgaACGTTTTTTGACTTGTCCCAGGCACTGTACAGAGGACTTTATGTGCCATATTTCACTTAACCCTGTTGGGTAGCAGTTATGAGTCTCTGCCTTTTGCAGATGAGgcaatggaggctcagagaggtgatgtgatttgcccaaggtcacacggctggTGAGAGGCAGGGCCGGGGTCTTCCCTCTGCCAgagtgtgtgtatacatgcacaCAGGGCAGTGTGGTTCTGTGCCCGCTCCCAGACTGCCCTGGCTGGGCACCGGCTGTGATGGCGTTTGCCTTGTGGACGCAGGGAGGAAAATCAGGGTTGGGCAACTGCAGCTCAGCCCAGGGCCCTGGGAGTTGGGGCAAGCAGGCTGGCAGGGCAGTCTTGCTCTGTTTATGCCAGGAGAGCCTGGAGGTCACCTGAGGCTGAGCTGGGCCAGGTAGGCGTGGGGTGAAGAGACGCAATCCCTGGGTGACTGCCCAGCTTGACTAAACAATAACCATCATAGAAATGAGACAGGTAGAGTGCTCTTGGGACTAGGGCGGGAGCTGTTATTATCCTATTATCTGtaggaggagactgaggttcagagagagcgAGAAGGCCATTCCCATGCAGGGACTTTGCAGGGAGTCCAAGCCTGGCCTCCGGACAGTGTGGGATGGGGGACTTATGGGGTGGGTGGCAGTCGAGATGGAGACCATGGCCCCCCACACGGGGGTCCATTTGCCCTTCCACTTCTTTGCTTGACCCCCACTCCTGTCCCCTGGGCTGACCCCGGCCGATGGACATCGCTGGGTGCCACCCCAGCTTTGGTCCCCACAGGCTGAGTACTCTCAGATGCGTGCCTTGCCTTCTCCGAGCCCCTTTCCAGGCAGGTCTGTAGGGAGCTGGGGCTGCTAGGTTCACTGGGTGTGGTTGTGCAGGTTGCTCACTGCACAAAGGTACCCTGCTGAGTGGTCACTTCCCTTCTGTCCTGCAAGGGATGCATGTACCTGGGGGAGGGGCATCTTTTCCCAACTAGTGCACAGGAGCCATAGGGGGCTAGCGCAGCCCTGTGGGAACAGCGTGTGTAAAAAAGCGTTCCGACAAGGAGGGAGATGGTCGTCTTTTGGTCTGACCCCTTGGCTCAGGCTTCCCAGATGGATGGTTGATAACGGGACCTGCAGAAGGACTGCCCAGAAAATGCTTCCCTCAGTAGACAAGGCAGTGACTCAGCCCCAGCTAGAGAGGCCCCTGCTGGAGACCACCTGCCCCAGGGTCTATATCCAGGGGGAACGACTACCATATGGCCTCTCCTTCAGACTCAGCAGCCCTGGTGCCAAGGCTGCTGCTTTCCTGCTCCTCTACCTTCCCAGCAGAAGAGCTGAGCGCACGGAGGGCAGGGAGTGCAGGGCAAATCCCATAGACTCCCTGCAGGGTCCCCCACCTACCTGCTCCCAGCAGAGAGTCCATGAGACACCCGCCCTAAGTCTAAGGCGTGGTCTAGCTGGCTCTGCCCCCCACTGTGATCCTGGGCTGGGCACTCAACCTGGCCATCTCCCCCTTCTCTAAAGAGGCTCTCAGTGCCACCTGCAGAGAGAGGGTGGGGGGGTCTGAGAAAGGGTCCGTGAACTGCAGGGGACTGTACTATTATTAAGCTCCAAGTACGctagtggggtggggagtggggagggagggctcagGAAGCTCTCTTTAACTCACAGGagcccagcccctggcccacACTCAGAACCCAGGCTGGGGCGAGACTGGGGCAGTGGGAGAGACAGCAGCCCCAGGATGGCAGAGGGAGGTGGGTGTCAGGTTCGTGGCTGTTGATGCGGGGGTAGCGGTGAACCTTGGGTCTGCCCAGGGCAGCAAAGCTTTGGCCCAGTTGCCTCCCctcctgagccttagtttcccccCAGGTAAACTTCAGCTCTGGGTCTGGACCTCCGTGAGTCCCTCCTTCAGGGAGTGGGATGGTCTGCCCAGGACCCAGGGCCTGGCCAGTCACACAGTCAGTGCACAAGAGTATATGTGGAGGGGGCGTGTTCCTGCAGCCGTGGCCCTGTCACCAGATCTGAGGGTGCCAACACTCCAGCTCAGCCACTGAGAAGGATGGATCAAACGCTCCACCATtgcgacttccctggcggtccagtggttcagactccggcacttccactgcaggaggttcaggttggatccctggtcagggaactaagaacccactcCACCATTTAAGTGGGACTGCAGACACTTTCTCCGggtactccccctccccctccccccttcaggGGAGGGCACCCAAGGAAGCAGGAAGGCAGGGCACTGGGAACGGGCCCTGCAGGAACATAAGCCTACATCAGAACCAGCCCCGTTGTCCTGGCGATGGCTCCTGTCCCAGGCACCTCAGGTGCCCACGGGGGCAATTAGCGAGTGTGGGAGGAGTTTCCACAGTGGCAGTCCCCAGGGGGTGCGGCTGGGGCTTAGGCAGGGGGCAAGGGCTGGCAGGCCCTTCCTCCTTTGTCCGGGCACACTAGGCCTTTGTTCTCAGCGGGCTCTCTCTGAGGACGGGACCAGGACCATGGGTGGGGGGCGAACTTGCCTTAGAGTGCCCACAGCCCTGGGGGGAATCCTGAACCAGCAGGGAGAGGGAGCAGAAGAGGGGACAGAGTCCCACTTCTGGGCCCAGCATCCACTTGGGGAGACCACCTCCCCCAGGtgcagaagccttccctgaccccaagAGGCTGGGCACTGCAGCTTACCATTGGCTCCTGGTGCTGGTGAAGACCTTCCAGCAGCCAATGGGCAGCCTCAGTGAGCCCTGAGGCGCCAGGGCTGGGCTCGGAGGGGCGGGGCTGTGAGGGGAGTGAGGGTTGGAGGGGAAGGAGCCACTGGTCCGGGGTTGATGCTGGAAGGCGTTCCATCTGATTGCATACGGGCTTCTGCTCAGACTTTATTCCAGGCCTCCCCAGGAGCCTTCGGGTCCCCTAAGCCCAGCCTGTGCCCCTAACCTCACCCTCCTTCAGCGCCAGCTTGATGCTTGCAAGGGCCCAGGCACCAGGACAGCTCCGTGGGCGGATGATGGGCCTGGGTCCTCAAAACCTCACTCTCTCACCTTCCTTCATCCTCGAGCCTGACACAGTCCACGGGAAAGAAGCTGAGGCATCCATCCCGGCTGTAAAGTGCGGTGCCTACTTGGAGGCTGGCATCCACCGTTCAGGCAATTGGGGTTGGGGGACCCTGAGTCTCTGGTACCCTCAGAAGTGGGACCTTCAGAATCGGGTGTCCAGGGAGGAGGTGGAGCCTCGATGAGACCTGGCGGGGCTCTCGATACGGGGGGCCCTGGACCGAGTCAGCAGCCCGTGGAAAGTCTTGCCTCGGGTCTGGGGCTTGCGCCGCGGCGGCCTGGGCTCCTCCGGGGGCTGAACCACGATGCGGGGCACCTCGGGCCTCGTGGCTCCCCAGGTTCCTGCCAGCTGCTGGGCCTCAAAGATGGCTTGGGCCCCAGGCAGGCGGGCCTGCGGCCTCGGGGGTGGCCCAGATGCCGACGCGGGCAGCTGGGCCAGCTGGGCCTTGATCTCCCGCTGCAAGTCCTGTTCGGACAGGGCCACGCTGTGCACCTGTGGGGAGCAGTTGATACTGAATCTGCCTGGcctgggggagggcaggaagcGATGAGATCCCTGTGGGGCGGGCAGGACACAGCCGCAGGAAGTGGCTGAGGGCTGAGGGGCTGACAGACAAAGAGACTAAAGGAGCCACCGAAAGCCACTTGAGGCCTGGGGTTTCCACATTCTCTGCTGCTCAGAGGACAAGAACTGAGCCCCGGTTCTTACTCTGACTTCCccctctgggactcagtttccgcAACTGTGCAGGGGGGCTGGGCCATTGCAGAGGGCAGGCAAGGGGCACCCACCTGGGGCATGAAGACCTCCTCCTGCAGCTGGGTGGGCGGGATGGCTCGAAGGGCGCCGAGCGTCTCCAGGAGCCCCGGGCAGGCCAGGCGCTGTTCAGTGGTGCCCAGTGCCAGGCGTACCAGTGTCAGACCCACGCGGAACAGCACCTTCACACCTGCAGGCCGGGGGCTCACTCAGTTGGGGGGCCAGCCCTGGGCTTCCTCAGTCTGCACCTGAACCTGCCCTCAGCCAGACtccttccaccctcctgcagctctGCTGCCGTGACCCAATGACTGAGAGCACGGTGGCAATCTGAGAGCTCTGGCCAGCATGTCTCAGCGGCCACAGACACTTGTGGGCAGAGCAGCCTGCCAGGAGCCAGGGGCTACTGAACGCCTCACGCCAAGCCTTCTCATTCTGGGCCTCAGCTCCTCGTCCCTCCAAGGAGGGGCTGGGTGGTGACGTGAAGGCCTTTCCAGCTCAGACCTGTGGGCTTCTGATTCTAGAAAGATTCTAGCCAGAACTCCTCACCTCTAAGCCAAGAACAtaggacacacatgcacacaaacacgcacacacgcacacacacacatgggtgtgaccttgggcctgtTCCTGGAGCCTCAGAATTCCTTCCTGGTAGCCTCGGGTCTGCTGAGAACAGCAGTCAGGGGACCAGCGAGGTCTGGTGACAACTGTGACTTGTAAAGGGACAGCAGCGACTACTAACGGTGTCACCGTTATGAAAGGGAGCCTGAGGCAGAGGGCAAGGGTAGCTCAGCCACCCTGACGgggggccctgccctgccccgcccTCGAGGTCTGAGTCTGCAGGGGAGGCCATGTAGATGGCAACTTGGACACCCGTGGCCAGAGCTCTAAGCCAGCCTGAAGCCAACTgggcatacagcaggtgctcaatagatGTACTGATTGATTTCTACCATTTTTTGGTCCAACCACCCTGCTCTTGGCCTGGCACTTCTCCCATGTCTGCACCCCCACGTCAGTCGTCTGTAGCCTGGCCTCTCCGCCTCCACACTGGCCCTGCAAGTTTGCCTCTTCCATAGAGCAGCCGCGAGCACCTTTAAACTCTCCTCCTGCCGCCCCCCTACACTCTGGCACatcctttgttttatttccttcacagAACTTCTGACAATCTATAAATATCTTGTTAATTTAGTACCGTCGCCTCCCATCCCCACTTCCACCAGAATGTAGGTCTCACTCACTCAAGTGGCCCTGGCTTCCGGAGCAGCGCTGGCCTCCGAGAGCGCTCACCAGGGCCCGTGGGGCTCCATCGGCCATGCCCCCACTGTGCCCGCTCCCTGAGCTGGCTCACTGCTGTGATCTCTGCAGCGCCCCCCGACTCCAGCCCTCCCCCAAGCAGATGGTGCCCTCCCTGTGGTGGTCtcactgctgggggtgggggctatCATTCATAACATTGGTGATCCGTGGCCAAGGGCTGGGCCGTTTCCCCAGAGCCACAGGGCGCTGTCACCCTCAGCACACCCCAGCACCCAGACCCCAGACCAGGACTGGCAGTGGCGGTGGGGCAGAGCAGAGCTGGCACCCTCATCCCCTCTGCACACCAGGCACCCGAGGCTTCCGGCCCCAGTTCCCACGCCTGCCCCCGCCCACCTGGCCAGCCACACACTCACCCTCACTAAGGAAAGCGTCCCAGACACGCAGCACCGTGGGGAAGGGCAAGGAGCGGGCGAAGAGGCACAGGAACCACTCGGGCAGGTAGAGCAGGGGCCCAACGCCCACCTGCTGCAGGTGCTTGTGCACACGCGGGAGCAGCCGCCGCAGCAGGGCCGTGAACACCTCGGCGTCCAACCGTACACCCTCCTGTGGCCACTTCCGTCAGCATCTCCACTCCCGGTCCCCAGGTCCCCACCCagtccccaggcccctccccaccccccgcccaggcCCTCCCCCTGTGCCCTCTGGCCCCATCCCAGCCTCTCACCATATGGGGCCCGTAGTAGCCAGGGAGGTAAACCTCGCAGATCTGTACCAGGCACCAGAAGGCCTCCTGGGGGCGGGCACAAGCCTTGAGTGCCCACCGCAGAGGGGGCCACGGAGGGGACCACAGGGCGGGGGAAAGGGGTGCAGGGGAGGGTCTGGACACCATCTGGGGTGACTCTGGAGCCAGGAGCCTGGACTCAGTGCTGGGGCTGGTAAGGAGGGGCAGGTCTTACCAAAAAGCTTCCTGTTGCCCAGATAGAGGCCAACAAGGGGTGTAGGGAGTTGGAAGTCACAGGGCTCAGGGGGTTGAATTTGAGGGTCACAGGGTAGGGGCTCACTGGTCAAGGCTAGGGAGGGTCCCAAAGTTCAAGTCTTGGGTTCTTGGGGTCACTGGGGTCAGGGATCATGGTCACAGGGTTCAGAATCAGAAGTCATGAGGTCAAGGTAATAACAACCAGACTCCTAGATCATTGGGGCAAATGTCAGGGCTCAGGGTTCCATGTTCCTGCAGTCAAGGTCGTTGGGTTTGAAGGTCGCTGAGGTTGGTGGTCATGAGGCCCTGGGTCACTCACTAGGACAGGTTTGGGTAGGAGTCAAGGATCCCAGGTCCCTGAGGCCAGAGTTCCTGGGGATGGAGGGGTCATGGGTCCAGGGCACAGGATTACTAGGTCCCTAGGTCACCAGCGTTGGGGGTCATGGATCACTGGGGTTAGGGGGTCAGGGTCTTGGGTCCCCGTAGCAGGGTTGAGGGTACTCACCTCTGGGGGCAGATACATGAGCAGCACGGCAGCCACAGGGCCCTGGGCCTGGCAGTAGCCCTGTTCCGGCCGATATAGGGTGTAGGCCTTGAGTACCTGGAGGAGCCCCTGCTGCCTGTGCCAGAAGACCCCGTTAGGGGCCAGTCCTCCGggcatcccttccccaccctctggCAGCCCTTTCCCAGGCCTCAGCCCCCTGAGGGCCTTGCTGGGTCCTCTGAGATGCAAAGATATAAAgctggagcgggggtggggggtgggggggtggggtggggtggtacTAGGCCAAAGCACCTGGGGGTTGTGGGGCTGGGGGTCCCTGGGCATCACTGGCCTCGTACCCGTGACCCTGGGGTGACACAAACATCTCATGCAGAGGGAACTGGCGGTGCAGGTCCCTGCCGATGGTCTCCATCCACTGTGGGTCCCCAGGGGCCTCAGCCAGTTCCTGTGGGTGGACAAAAAGGTGAATGTGAAGGCCCAGAGTGGTGAAGGGccagggaagggaggtgggacCCCTGCCAGTTCCCTCACCTGATAAGTGTCACGGCTGTTCTGCTGACACACATGGGCCCCGCACAACAGGGGCCAGCACCGGGCCCGCAGGGCCGAGGGGATGCCTTTCCGGCACTGCATCTTTACCTGTGGGTGAGGCCAAGGGACCCCGTTAGGCCAGCCACACCAGCTTCCCCTGCTCCTGTCGGCAGGCCCCAAGCACAACCTGTCATCAGGCAAGAGCCACTTTGGGTAGCAGGGAGAAAAGGCAGGAGGTACTGGGACATGGGAGGGGTGAATTTTGCCTGGGTATGGGCCGAGGCAAAGGGGGCTGAGCCACGGAGGCCTGGGTGGGACCACTCTCCCCCTTACCTTCTTGTACCGCCGAGACATGGTTTTCTCCCAGTGTGAGGTCATCTCTACCCACTTCATCTCCCGCTGGCGGATAAGGTCTGCAGGAGGGTGACCTGGCCTGGGGACATATGGCACAGGTGTCCAGGCGCTGGGCAGCTGTTACCCAGAGCCCACATTTGCCACCCTTCATGCTACCTGGGTGAGCCTAACTCCTGGccctggagatctctgggaatctctggggcggggtggggaccTGTCACCCAGGAGTTGCCAGTGGTTGTCATGGGGACAGGAAAGGATGTGGCTCCGATGTGGGTGGAAGCAGGAGAGACTGAAGGgggtgtgtaggtgtgtgttGAGGGAGGGGCTTGTTGATTGTCCCCCAGGATAGGGACACAGACAAGTCATCAGGGAAGTTGGGTAGACAGAGTCCTAGACTAGAAGCCAGGAGTTGTGAGTTTGGGTCTGATTCTGTCTCTGATCTGCTGTGTGATCTTCCTAACTGTTTCTGGACTTGTCTTCCTGTCTGTACATGAGGAATGCAGAGGATTGGTGGGGGAAGAAGTGTGGGTTCTGT
Encoded here:
- the TBC1D10C gene encoding carabin, with amino-acid sequence MASGVCSTMAQALGEDLVQPGELQDDSSSLGSDSELSGPGPYRQADRYGFIGGSSAEPGPGHPPADLIRQREMKWVEMTSHWEKTMSRRYKKVKMQCRKGIPSALRARCWPLLCGAHVCQQNSRDTYQELAEAPGDPQWMETIGRDLHRQFPLHEMFVSPQGHGQQGLLQVLKAYTLYRPEQGYCQAQGPVAAVLLMYLPPEEAFWCLVQICEVYLPGYYGPHMEGVRLDAEVFTALLRRLLPRVHKHLQQVGVGPLLYLPEWFLCLFARSLPFPTVLRVWDAFLSEGVKVLFRVGLTLVRLALGTTEQRLACPGLLETLGALRAIPPTQLQEEVFMPQVHSVALSEQDLQREIKAQLAQLPASASGPPPRPQARLPGAQAIFEAQQLAGTWGATRPEVPRIVVQPPEEPRPPRRKPQTRGKTFHGLLTRSRAPRIESPARSHRGSTSSLDTRF